Genomic segment of Citrus sinensis cultivar Valencia sweet orange chromosome 7, DVS_A1.0, whole genome shotgun sequence:
TCGTACGTTAACATCGCTGCAAGAAAGATACAAAACACTTCTTAATTAGTGGGTAATAAATGATCGAAACGAATGAATGAACAGCAAAGCTTTATTCCAAACAGGATTAACGGTAAGGGTTAGCTACCTTCTTAATTTCCAAAACTTTGCCGGGAGTCCATTCCTAGGTATAGGGAATGGCTCATACTTAACCCCTTCATTCGGCCCTATTATTTCCCACCTGCGTTATTCAGTGGCACAAACACATATAAGTAATATGTATAGGAAAGTTATTTATATCGGATTTATCATTTGGGATTAAAGTCTACGACGACGAATTTACAACAGtatgaattttaataaaattcataatcctAAACTAGAACACCAccatctatatatataaaattaaataatacacaGATCGACCAAcaataatttaagaaataaatctaataatCTTCTCTACTTCACTCATGAACATCTACAAACCTGTACTCATTTACGAGATGATGAAGGAGGACAAGCATCTCTAGCTTGGCAAGTTCGCTTCCAGGACAAGCATGAACGCCATTGCCAAAAGGCATGAATGTATTGGGTTTGGGTCCGATCTCAAATCTTGATGGATTAAATTCACGAGGTTCAGAAAAGAAATCCGGATTGTGATGAACATTTCGAAACAGAGGAAGGACCTTCCATCCTTTGGGAATCAAATGTCCTgtcaacaaattaaatcaaataatttgttatataaggccaatatattatattatataatattacatttgtGAATTAACTgccaataatataattataaggaTTTTGTTAAGTAACATGTATTATAACTTATAACAGttttttggtaaaaataagtaatagaATAGTGGAATATATGAGCGAGtgagtaaattttattcaactataagtttcattaaatataatttaaggaGACACTTAttataacaacaacaacaacaataataataacaccTCAAACCACCTCAAAGCCAAAGtgattaactaaaaattaataattcgcTCAAGTACCGTAACGTGAGACGGTTCGAGCGGGACGCAAAAGAAAATAGGATATACATTTTATTTGCATGGCATGGGGTGCGGTGGGGCCATCCAATGTATGAAGAAGGTTCGTCTCTttgtgttcttttattttctattagtTAATCTTTAGTCAGTATTAAGGTCGAAAGGGTAGTAGAAAAACATGGCTAGTGGCTAATCTTTTTATGAGGGTGGCTTTCTTGGAAAGTGATTCAAATGATAGGGGCTGAAATCTGTTTTGAGTTTTCACTTAAATTCCGAACTACTGTTCTGCAAAGTTCACTGGTGTGGAGTGGTTGAGTTTgtgatataataatatatacatccATTTATTCCACGTAACATCATCAATTGTACTTGAAGAAGAGATGAGTCCCCAGATACATattgtttcttctttaatttggaCGGGTGTGCTCGCGCGTCAAATAAGTGAAATGATTCCATGTCCTTGCATGGTGAAATTGCGTCACTTAAGATGAGTAAATTGATTAGtggcattttcttttactgcCCTTGACAGTCACAGACGCCATTAAAATTGTACTAATAAGTTACTGAAATTCTTATGTCaagaaataacaaattaaaatgattaactATTGATTAGCTGGGTTCCATTGAAGAAATAATTTGATGTAACTTACGCACCTTTGTATTCAACATCCTCAACAGCTTCCCTGAAGGTGTAAGATACGACGCTAGCCATCCGCAAGCTCTCCATTATAACCTGAAGTCAAAGGACACGCTATGCCTGAATcctaattacttttattttatggcAATCCCTAACATACATGTAATGTATGTTACTCCACTCACATGAACAGTGAGTGGATCCCACACAACTCACTGTTTATGTGAGTGGTTGTAACATACATTAAATGTATGTTAGAGGGAtcctttacttattttattggTAGTTCgtccaaacaaataaatatatatacctTATTTGTTAAGGGCATATTTTTAGTTTGAGCCAATGTTAACCCTCGTTTTTCTCCATCATTTTGTTCATAAATTAACTTCTGCTCCGCCTGAAATACATAGcaaaattaagtttaaattaaacaaacaaaattaggTGTAGATCCAAACACTAACCCTAATAGCTCCCAGAAGGTTTCGATCATCGTGCATGTACTTGAGAATCCACGTTAAGAGACTGGCTGTAGTGCCATGAGCGGCGAACAAAACACCGATGATATTATCAACAATTTGATCATCAGTTAAGTGTTCACCATTTTCATCTTTGTAGTTCATCAGACTAGCCAAGAGATCTGTATCAGCCACACTCTTCTCCTTCCTCTCTTTAATTATCTCAGAGAGAGTTTGATCCAGCCTTCTCCTTGCCTTCAAgtcaatatttaaataattaattcttaattaaataaacaattttgatGTCCCccttaattattactattattatcgTTTACTAAAGTTATCTGGTTAATAGTGGATTAATATAATGCGCGCTAGCTTACCCTCAATGAGGTGGCGTACAAGGATCCTGGTAGGTATATTGGGAAAGAATTGTAACCTCTGTCCAACGTGCTGTAATTCTTCTTCAGTATCTCCTTGTATCCAGTGTCCAGGTGACCAAAGATGGACAGAACAGCTACATCAAACACGAACTGCCATTCCCGAGAGCCAATATTTAAGGAGCGTGACAACTAATCATTCgtaaacatataatatttttcattttcgttGCCACTTAAGCCAGTCACAATAACATTATATCTAATAATGGTTTCTATTCAACACATGGAAGTTAATTCAGTCTTCGCTAGCTTCTAAAGTGTTTATTAATTAGGGAACAAAAACTACGTCAAGCGTTCATAATATCGTTTCCTTCGCAAAGAGTGGGGAGAGCCTTCACTTATGCTCGTTTTTCTCTAGCTTTACTTTTGAGCCATTGTCctttgagtaatgatatagccacaaactcttgtacaaacttattttgtacaaactgacgtggcatgataagattggttgaattaaatatcacttgacccacatgatttgtttttattattttatattttcattcaaccaatgaattaatgccacgtcagtttgtacaaaataagtttgtacaagagtttgtggctgtatcattactcttgtCCTTTATGGTCTCTTAATAACTTTTACGTTTTTTACGCCGTCCATGCCCCTTTTTCCCGTAAAAATATAACTCACTTGTGCAcaatttgggaaaaaaaattaaaaaataaattattaattgaaatattagcttgtaagattaaattaattatacataGTACTTACTAAATTAGTGAtgagtaaaaaagaaagaatcacAAACCTTCTTCATCTCATGGAAAGTGTTAACTAGTCTGCCACCAGACCATGAGTCTAGGGTGGACATGGCAGTGGCTTCAATGCAAGAGACCGAGTTTCGGACCATACTGGGAGTCAGTGAAGATTGAACGAGCTTTCTCATGCGAGTATGGTAACCATCTTGGTGGAAGAAAAGTGCCCATGGGCCAATTAACCTTTCCTTACTACGAGGATAGGTTGGTTTGAATAAGTGTGCATGAGTAACTAACACATATCTGATGGCTTCAGAATTCACCAACATAACACATTTGTACCCAAGAATATGTGTCTTAAATATCTCTCCATACCTATATTAAATCACCAAACAGTAACGTCATTTGATCATCAaaactataataattaaatattatgtgtatatttatatgtgtgtgtgtgcgtttGTGTGTATTAAGTAATGGCATAAAATTGACCTCTTTTGCCTTGTGCTAAAGAAATCATCTGGGTTTTGAGAGAACAATTTGGGAGTCTCTCCTATATAAGGCAAGCCCATTGAGCCTGGAGGCAGCTTTGGCTTTGGTAAAGACATTCTTTTAATTAGATTTCTCAATGAAGTAGCTGAGagaatgatgaagaagaaagaataaagaagaaagacatCCATACTCTTAAGCTCAGGGACACGCTCAAAAAGAGAAATCTTGTGTGATCTTACGAAAAATACTATAACGAGCTTATTACACTGCCAAATAGAGCTAGAGCTGTATACATTTATAGAGTGGGTAAGGCTAGCTAGAGATAGGGAGAGAGGGACGTGCATTGTGTTTATCTGTAGATAATAATGTAATCATGTGTCTCTGGTCTTGGCACGAGTGCTGTGCAGGACAATTATAGGTGCCGTGCGAACTTGGAATGATTCAAGTGCATCTGTTGAGACACTGCTGAATGTGCCCGCTGTATCCTGGTTTTTTGTGTTACGGCTTAATTGCGAGTCCGCTATTCTTTACCACAAAACTGATGCTTTGTATTTCTGTACGAAGAGCCTACTTTAGCCATATATATTAGAGACATTGCTCACTCTGTCTTAAATGTAAGTTgaaaatgatgataaatttatttactttgagAAATCCCCAACTCTTTATTGTTTCATGCATGTCTGGAGAATAATTTGgaaaatcatatataaactcaaatctttTTCAGGCACGCTCATGTCCAATTTTGGTGTTAAATTTGTTGATTTAAGTTGTGTAGAAGTTTATGGGGGTATAAGTCTAACTCATGGTCGAAAACTAACTCAATAGTTGAGTATCGCATGTacaaatcaatttattttattaattttaacatatgaTCATTATAAGCTCACTTAAAAATGAGGTTATTAGATAGAAATTCATGGACCTCACTCGTACATAAAGAATTGATAATTCAATAATTGAGAGTTgtttaaagtttatatatttaatttaaaaccaaTTTTCAACCAATATGGGACTATTTCATTAATGAGTTGAAGTTATGGTAATGATAAAGCTTAATATTGGCAGCTCACCTCTTCCATTTTCTAGAGTGAGTTTTCTTAACTCCCTATGTGTATGTGACTATAAATCTCTCAAACTTCTGCTAAGCAAAATATAAGTTCATGATGGATgaccattaaaattttacttcgTGCATTAGGAGAGTTTTTCCTATCTTGGCTTTGATCCAACCATCTTAAgaccaaaatttcaagtccttctatataatagatttgatttaaataaggtctaaacaaattttaaacataGTACTCATATTCTCTcatgatttaaatttattctaatcAAAATATGTGtgaatgattaataattaattggggAATAAGAATGTACATATTTACTTGAATCTTAACTGTTCAACATTATCGCTGACACACGACACATAACATATTAAAGAGTTCAGTATAACTTAGATAATGAgaagttataaattaaaattatttaacacaTTAAACTTTTATCTAACATGTGTATACTAAGAGTATCTCCAAAAAgctctataaattttactcttcaaatattcATTTGCTTACCTATGTGGTAAATAGATGagtaaaaaaagatattattctccaaaagactctttaattagaaataagttaatattattttaattaaataactatttttttaaagaaaaaatcaatagtaattaaagcacattttttttcaacaaaaaataataaaatataaattgaagagggaaaaagtaacttttcaaatttgaagagaaatgattattttttatttaaagaattttaattgaagTGTCTTTTAGAGCTTTAAATATTGATGTAACTctttaaataagtaataaaattttatttaaaaaattttttagtgATGCTCTATCAACCTTTCAAATACCAAAATAATTCCCATGTTTTgcatgtgttttttttatcaacgacttaatataataatatatttaccGAAGCGTGGCAATAAATTTTCTGGCTATGGctacatcatcatcatttccCAATCGAAGTACTTTAGGGAGAATCTATCAACTAAATAAAGTCGATAATGGGACCCAGGTGGTCGCAAGGCAACGGTGAATATTAGTCATTGCCGTTGGATGAATGCGGGACCCAATTGGGGCTTAATAGACGTAGATCATTCAAACACCGGACCCCGCGCACGCTGACATTTCTGCAAAGCAATAGCACGTGTCCATGTGTGATATGTTGccagtgaaaaaaaatgaaaggcGGGGAGACAGTCGGCATCTCATATAACTGGCAAAGGGCTTATGTGTCGACATCCTGGTGGTGGGTTACGTATACGATGTCGTTGATGTATAAATTTCCGAAACTTGCCAAGCTGGTAATCCTTTCCTACCACTGAAGTGACAGGAATCGTGCTGACACGTGATGTGTTGTACACGTAAAGATATAAGACACCTTTTTAATCCGGATTGTACAACTGTTACAATTAAGGGCGAAAATGCTACTAATcaaagttaaatttaataagagtaataatataatcataaatttttatacaattcttttttataaactGATGTgttattattgaattatttggaTTAAATATATGTCGAttcacatgattttttttttattttatatttttattcaatcaataaaCTAATGTCAAATgagtttgtacaaaaatttatgattgtatcattattaatttaataataagtgATTATTTGTATGAATTAACTCAGCCAGTGGCTATGATGAAACTGCTCTGCCATAGAACAATGATGATATCTGTTAGATAAGAgtattaattacaaatttaatattcattttgaTGATTGTACGATCATCAACAATACTCTATAGTAGAATGGTTCTAACATAGTCAGAccctttaattaaattcaaaacatCTAACATCACAAATTGTGCAGTATGTTTTATCACAAGCAATTATTATCTATCTCCTCATAAATGTTTTAATGAATCACGACGtacttcaatttgtatatattttaaagagaaattaacaATGAAAGAGGGACACAGATCAatcaagaagaaaatgagtaggaataatttgttttcaaataaaatgttaaaaaagaaaaaaagttccATACTAAAGACaacaattaattgattttcctTTGTGCCTATACTCTTTTGTGGTAGCCTAAGAAAAGCACATGAGATTGGATTATACTAATTATCtggattagattagattgCATTAAGCTTGATTATAGTATTTTGTCTTATGTCTAGTATAACATTGCTTTGAATTgtattgaattatatttaaataatattaaataacatttaaattgatatctaaATATAAACACCGAttttaatgagatttttaatcataattaaaataaattttaaacaagcaattaattaaaaaacgaAATGTATTGTCAATAAGTTATTGGGCAGtcttaatataaaaaacaaataaataataaataaaacaatttaaatatttaattaatttttatctaatatttagaaaattttaaataaaatcgaTTAATTGatggtattattaattttcatgattatgtttaatattatattagctattattaaatttaataaaaccgataatgcaataaattattaaatgattaattttattgataaattattaaatatacaagtaataaaaatttaatcttaatAGTTAGTAGAACTAAAAgtactaatttaattatatcatagacaataaatacaaaaaataaatttcaagtaaatcaaaaataaaaaaattaattaaccaatATTACATATAGATaataaatctatatatatatagaaagcTGAGACTTGAgaaggtgatgtggcatcatcatttctcatctttgtatattctctattatctaataaatagagaaatttttttcttatatttgatttttcatcttctcataattaatttgattgttatcacacaataacaattatgtaaagattttaatgaggcacattctttgtaatgaacatctaagggggagtgttatgaatttattaaaataaatgtagatgctCATAACATATATATCTTAGTTTCCACACTATCTCACATTAGCAACTtttagcttccctataactcccactatctcacaatgaattatgatccataatttttcattaattttattgaatgattatgtaactataaaaggagagctcatcttttttgttttgtacacacacaattggaatgaataaaatcactctataatatattctctcattttattctttatcttgcgttgcttctttatttgtatttctggttaatagttttttttttgttttttataaggctgcctcatcttaaaaaaaatcaattcatattttttatcagtttcatcaagtataaagtaagaaaaaatgataatactaaattgttttttcaaagccgcgtgaagcgcggttctattttctagtaattatataaatgaaagtCTCATAAATGGacaactttttttctttgatcttATTCCAACTAAACCTATGTGTAAATTAGGATTACTAATCTCATCATTTTAGGATTAAATTCGAATTTAGTCCCCCTTAAGCCAACCAAACTAAGTTTGCCAAATATgagataaatatttaatccCTAAATTAACATGTTACCATCTAAATATGGTCTAAGATCATGAAGCAACCAGCCAGCTAGCTGGGGactaaagtaaaaaaattaaaaaaattaaagaaaatgaaaggacGGAAGAGAGAGAGCTCGTTGGGggtttattgagaaaaaataaaagaaaataagggGTTGTTTTGGAATCATGGAGATGTGATTagaattattatcattttcatcGTTTTCTAGATGGggtatatttagaaaaaaaaggtgTTATAAAGACTTTTGAGGGGTGTTAGCAGcgtattaattcattttttattttgtaactgAAAATATAACTCaataacaaattcaaaaagttataattttagaaaaactttaaaatacaCGAGAGATACCatattaaacatataataaataaatgatgctattacatgtatgtatttaatttaaaaaacaaattactatgtaaatattaattatatttaatttatttaattatacatattatacatatattagttaattatatGACCTTTAGGTCATGTTTGGTTTGTAGAAAAGggaggagaggaaaagagtggaatggagaggaagagagaagaaaagaatggaAAAAAGTAGTGAAATTAGAAtttgttgtttggtttgatataaaatttaataaggaaatgaattatattttttttctttagactAATTTACCCTTTaccttaaatatttaattatttatattagtaatatatatatataaataaaatgacagTTCGGTGGTCGACGGTGAAGGTCCAGCGACTTTTCGGCGAATGTCCCACAACTTTCTTGTGAAGTCCGCGGGATTCCGGCAACGTCCTGCGGAAGTCTGGCGATTTTTCAGCGGTGatccatttataatattaaatcaataaaataaattataaataataattattaatgacattaaacAAGTTGAAACATTAAAGGGTAATTTTAGAAACTTTTGTTTCTAAcataagaggaatttaaattcttcacaACTTGGtgtggaattcaaattctacattatgatggatattaaattttaatgaaaattaaatttttatatattttgtccaaccaaacaataaaaataaaaagagaatttaaattactttcctcTCCTCTATTCTGTCTTCCCAACCAAACACCACCTTAATATATTCTATAATTCCTCTCGCAATCTGGAGCTCCCCATTTTTCTACCCTACGCACCGAAAACACCTTTAATAACATCCAAAACTCGATTTGCCACTTCTTGTCCAAACTGCAAGGGCAGACTGGAACTCAGGTCCATCTCTATGGCTCTGGTCTTAACCAAAAGATCTCTCTTCTCCAATTCAGCTCTCTCAGTTACCCCAACAGTTGCTCCAGAAAAATACTTCTCCAACCAAATCACCATCACATCATGAGCTATAGGGCTCACATGTTCACGTATAATCTCTTCACAGCGGTCCGTTCCACCAACTTCCTCACATTTTATGCTGACCAAAATCCCAGTTGGGGAGACCACACCACGAAAGTAAAGAGAGGAACTCAAGTAGGGTTTGGTTTCTGGGACTTGCTCAAGTCTCTGTCTCAATGTTTCAAGCTGAGCTTCTTCGTAAAATGTTTTGAGGTAATTTGGGTATAGAACAAGGTCTTTTCTAGGAGTTACATCTAGGAAGAGAATGAAATATGTGGGGCTGCATTGGACAAGCTCGAATTGAAAATGTGGTACATCGGTTGATGATTTTAGGTAAGCTTGAAGATTGGTTATGTTCATGGCACTTCCCGTTGGTACCTTCAAGTGAAGCCAACTTGCTAATACGAAATCAATCTGTTACCATGCCAAaagcaaaagttaaaaaaaaaaaagaaaaaagattccCATTCCCACAAGCATTTATTATACAAAGTGTAATATAATATCCAGCAAGCGTCACTTGAAAACAAGTGGGCTCTCATAATATTAACCCATTTAAATTGTTCATGAAAGAGGAGGATTTTGATAGAATTTTTGGAAACAATATAGGTAGTCAATTATTTAGAGTAGTACACTAGTACCACTTCCTAGTATATTGTTCATAAAAGAGGAGGATGTTTACATAATTTTTGGAAAGATGTAGCTAGCTACTATAAGCATGCTGAGAAAAGCGACCAGCAGTATCCCAATTAACATTAAGATTGATAATTGACTCCATGGTGGTTATTAATCATTCAAATTCCAAAaaccattatatatatatatatatatatatatagttattcTCTAGAGGGatgcctttattttttttttttatgcggacacactttaaaattatataattttatagttcATTCAATAACTAACCTTTTCGGTTTAAAAATGTGttcatgtttaaaaaaatgcagACGTCCGcacttaaaaatgattttatatatattgaatgaACTATAAAACCGTGCAGTTCTAAAGTGTTAAAAACTCACTCTCTTAAACCCCGCAGTTTTAAAGTATATCAgcatgaataaaaaaaaaaagggtggTTGCAatagaattatatatatatcgtcttcattttattttaatgcgaatatactttaaaattatagaatttaaAAGAGTTAGTTTTTAATTCTCTTAAATCCTACGATTTTATAGTTCATTTAAAAACTAATCTTTTTAAACCGTACGATTTAATAATGTGAAACAAGCGTCCgcacttaaaaataattatatatatatatatatatatatatatatatatatatatatatatatatatatatatatatatatatatatacttactGTAACAAAATTCGGGACATCCAAAGGCCAATATTGACTGCACATGGTACGCTCCGCCACGTGCAGCAAATCATTCCCGGAGGCTGTTCCAATCCTGGGTTCCCGGATTGGAACAGtgccctatatatatatatatatatatccagaTTTAACGAGATTAAAATGtccaataatataaatatgaataagCAACAGTGAATTTGAATGTGGACACGAGAGGGAGAGGAAGCGAGTACATGAGAGGAAGGAAGGCCACGTCTGATATGAAGAGAACCCTGAGAAGTGCCTTGGTCATTCTGATAAAACTCAACATCAGGAGGGACTGCCGAAGAAGCAAGAAGATGAGAGTCAAGCCTAGTCTCCAAGGCCGAGATTAAGCTAACCATCAGATCTTTGTGCGCCGCCGTCAGGTGAGGGAATTCCATCGGCTTCTGCCCCTTCATCAGCGGCTGCTCCATGTCTGATTGTGAGAAAAAGTTACTTGCCGAAGACCTGCAACGTTTGTAAGTAATTGATCTTGATATATTTGACGATGGACGAGAAAGAAAAGGTTGGGCTACCCAAAGTGGCGAACTCATAGCCATAGAGAACAACGGGTAACACTTTTGACTTCCCCTTTCGCACAGAGCTTTCAGTGGGAAGGAATAttcaaaaatatcattatacAATCGTGATAGTTaatgtttttgtatttgtattataGATTAGATTCTATTAATTTTCGGTGAGTTTGAAAATATGTTTGATAATTCCTTTGATATCAATATCTGAAAACAAGAGAAGTAAAAATACGTACGTtggtttatttgaaaattctattattttataataaaaaataaaataaaaaacttaatcGAATAAATGGCGTAAATAATGATTTGTTTCGTACACGTAACGGATCATTAGATTTGACAActcaataaaaaaacaaagaagaaaagttcTGGTTTGACTTTTCTTCAGACGTGGGCCCACCTAAACATTAATCGTCCGAAAACATGATTTATTCTTCCTTCGACATTGAAAAATGGGTTGGTTCAGTTTTTTCATTaagtaaaatgaaaacacaACTCTTTTAATGTGCTGCCAAacaaattttactattttttttttattattgagaaACGTAAAACAACTTGTCAAAAACAATGCCAAATAATTCTTAACGATATGTTTCACAACTTGTATGCAACtgtaattttaagttttattggACGATGTTAAACGTAAAACACCGTGTTAATCCTTAACGATAATTCCACTATAATGTTTTGTGTTACTCATTGTTATCCAGAATCCAATCATCTTGATTAAAGATCAAACCGCCACCAAATTCACGGGAGGAGGCGAATAAAGTGGGCTCAATTTTCGTTCAAGTCTCTGTCTCTAGGGA
This window contains:
- the LOC102608755 gene encoding abscisic acid 8'-hydroxylase 4-like, giving the protein MDVFLLYSFFFIILSATSLRNLIKRMSLPKPKLPPGSMGLPYIGETPKLFSQNPDDFFSTRQKRYGEIFKTHILGYKCVMLVNSEAIRYVLVTHAHLFKPTYPRSKERLIGPWALFFHQDGYHTRMRKLVQSSLTPSMVRNSVSCIEATAMSTLDSWSGGRLVNTFHEMKKFVFDVAVLSIFGHLDTGYKEILKKNYSTLDRGYNSFPIYLPGSLYATSLRARRRLDQTLSEIIKERKEKSVADTDLLASLMNYKDENGEHLTDDQIVDNIIGVLFAAHGTTASLLTWILKYMHDDRNLLGAIRAEQKLIYEQNDGEKRGLTLAQTKNMPLTNKVIMESLRMASVVSYTFREAVEDVEYKGHLIPKGWKVLPLFRNVHHNPDFFSEPREFNPSRFEIGPKPNTFMPFGNGVHACPGSELAKLEMLVLLHHLVNEYRWEIIGPNEGVKYEPFPIPRNGLPAKFWKLRSDVNVR
- the LOC102623285 gene encoding red chlorophyll catabolite reductase-like, whose product is MAMSSPLWVAQPFLSRPSSNISRSITYKRCRSSASNFFSQSDMEQPLMKGQKPMEFPHLTAAHKDLMVSLISALETRLDSHLLASSAVPPDVEFYQNDQGTSQGSLHIRRGLPSSHIDFVLASWLHLKVPTGSAMNITNLQAYLKSSTDVPHFQFELVQCSPTYFILFLDVTPRKDLVLYPNYLKTFYEEAQLETLRQRLEQVPETKPYLSSSLYFRGVVSPTGILVSIKCEEVGGTDRCEEIIREHVSPIAHDVMVIWLEKYFSGATVGVTERAELEKRDLLVKTRAIEMDLSSSLPLQFGQEVANRVLDVIKGVFGA